The genomic stretch GTACCTGTGCTATTTATGCTTGTGCAGCAGAGAAAGAGTTGGAGGGGTGTTACCAGTGCAGCGAGTATCCTTGTAAGGAAGGAATCTTTCAAAATGTACGGGTGAGAGCCTTTAATCAATATGCAGGACAATTCGGAGAAAGAGCACTGCTGGAACGCTTACGGGAGAATTACAGCAATGGAATTCTCTATCATGACCCCCAGGGAGGAAAAGGGGATTATGACTGCCTGGATTCCGAGGATGAGATTATGGAGCTTCTGCAGTTTGGCAGCTGTAACCCTTATGAAAAATGTCCGGTATATGAAACGGAGCAATTTAAGCTTAGGCTTGTTACCAAAGAAGATGCGGAGGAATTACGGATATGTTACAGAGATTCAATGGTCTCAAAATTAATGAACAGAGATGGTTGTCCGCCGGAAGAGTTTGATTTTGCAGACAGAATGGAGCAGGTGATAGAGGGATGGCTTAATCAGGACTACGCCAATAGATATTTTATACGTTTTGCTGTCCAAGATAAACCAACAGGAAAGGTCATTGGAAGCGTTGAAACTTATGACAGGAAATATCAGAAGAAAAACCGGAATATTGGTGTCCTAAGAATGGATATTCTATCGGATTTTGAGAAAGAAAACTATTTAAGAGAGCTGCTTGAAATATCCAGCCACATATTTTTTGATATTTATCATAGTGAAATGGTATTGCATAAAGTAAAACCGGAGGCATTTGAGCGTTTAGCAGCCTCTGGTAAAAGTGGATTTGCACCGGTAGAGATAGAGGGCAGAGAACATTACTGGATGAGAAAAAGAGAGATATGAAAAGTGCATTTTCCTCTTGCCTACAAGAGCGAGCTGTGATAAAATACATCCAATACGAAAAGGCTATGACAGGGAAAAGTAACTGCTGCTTTGATAACAGAGAGAAGATGGTCGGTGTGAATCTTCATGAAAAAGTGCAGGGAAGGCGCCCTTAAGCTGTGGATTGAACGGGGAGACCCAAGTAGAGGCCAACGGAACTTCCACCGTTACCAGGGAAAGCGGTATAAAGTGTATACTCGTACCGTAATAGAGTGCAGGTTATCCTGAATTTAGGTGGTACCACGGACAGATATGTTCGCCCTAAGCAATTATTGATTGCTTAGGGCTTTTTTTATGCAATAGGGAAGGGAATCCATGTAATAGGTCAGGAGATTTTCCAATATTTCTAACCCTCCACTCCAGACGGAGAGTCCTACGAAAGAGCGACTATGCTCCTTTTTGGGAAAATTATATTGTGTGTTAAAGTGGGAATTGCTATTTGTGACAATTTATCAGATAACTGCCGGTAAAAGCTTATAATCATAAAGGGATCTTAACGCCTATAGTTTGTGACTCGTATTAAAAACCAATCAGAAAAAAGGAGGTTTTATTATGAAGAAATTTACAATGGAGGATTTATCAGCATATTGCAGTCAGTACGGATTTATTTTCAGGGGAAGTGAAATATACGGAGGGCTTGCCAATACCTGGGATTACGGTCCTCTTGGAACAAGGCTGAAGAACAATATCAAGGAAGCCTGGAGATATTATTTTATACAGTTAAGAGATAACAGTTACGAATTGGATTCGGATATTCTGATGAATCCCACTGTATGGGAAGCAAGTGGACATCTGGCAGGCTTTTCAGATCCTTTATTAGACTGTAAAAGCTGTAAAGCAAGACATCGGGCTGATAATCTGATAAATGAATATACAGATGAAATAAATGCGGATACCATGACCCAGGAGGAAATGCTTCATTATATACAGGAGAAGAAGATACCCTGTCCAAAATGCGGCAAATCGGATTATACGGATATAAGACAATTTAACCTTATGTTTGCCACACAGAGGGGAGTAACGGAAGATACTTCTGCCACTATATATCTGAGGCCGGAAAATGCCCAGGGAGAGTATGTAAATTTTCTGAATGTAATGAGGACCATGCGTACCAAACTGCCCTTTGGAATTGGTCAGATCGGAAAAGCTTTTCGAAATGAGATCACACCCGGTAACTTCACTTTTCGTACCATAGAATTTGAACAGATGGAATATCAGACCTTTTGTAAAAAAGGAGAGGATGAGGAGCTTTATGAGAATTTTAAAAACTATGGTATTTCGTTCTTTCAATTCCTGGGTTTAGACAGGGAGCATTTAAGGTTTCATGACCATGAAAAACTTGCCCACTATGCAAAAGCAGCCTGTGACATCGAATATCTCTTTCCCTTTGGCTGGGGAGAAATCAACGGTACCCATAACCGTACAGATTTTGACCTGACAAAGCATCAGGAGTATTCCGGAAAAAACCTTGAATATTACGAGGAAGAGACCAAGGAAAGGTTCATTCCTTATATTGTTGAATCCACCTATGGAGTAGATAGAGTCGTACTTGCGGTATTGCTGGAATCTCTTGCAGAGGAAGAACTGGATAAAGGAGACACCAGACTGGTGCTTCGCATTCCACCGGCTCTTGCGCCGATTAAGATAAATATCCTGCCTTTGATCAAAAAACGTCATGGAGAGAAGGCTACAGAAATATACAATGCTTTGAAGAAGAGATATATGGTAACCTATGACGATGCCGGAAATATTGGTAAACGATATCGTAGGGGTGATGCCATTGGTACACCTTATGCAATTACAATAGATGATGAGACCTTAGATGCAGGAGTTGTAACCATCAGAGACAGAGACACCATGACTCAGGTCAAGATGCCTTATACAGAGCTAAAGGACTATTTTGAGGGAGAATTTGATTTTGAGTAGCAGGTGATTGATGGATTCATAAAATAGATAGATTTGTTTGATGGATTATAATAATATTTAATAAGAACATACCGTATTATGATACATGTATTATGTACTATGCGATATGTTCTTATTGATAATTTGTGTCCTGGGGATGGGACATAAACTATGATGGAATATGCTCTATGAAACGGTTGAGGTAGTTGGGACCGGTGAGGATGGAAATCAAAATATGTTGAAGTATGGAATGAAAAAACATGGAATGAAAAAACATGAAATAAAAAGACATGAAATAAAAAGACATGAAATAAAAAGACATGAAATAAAAAATATGACATAGAAACATGAAACAGTAAAACACAAATACAATATTGAAAAAATACAAAATAAAAAAATGAGTGTCCATAACGAAGAATCTATTTTGTTAGGATGTCTGAAAGATAGGTCTTCACTAAATACGTGTCCATTGTTAGGGATACATTATAAAATATAAAATAGAAAAAATGGAAAATAGAAAAAGTATAGAATTCAAAAAACATAAAATAGAAAAAGATAGAAAAAAGTTTGAAGTATCAGATAAAGAAGTACCAAATATAATGAAGCAATACTTGCTTAAAGTGGAAATATATGTTATAATATTTTATAGGTTTTTTGCTTAATTTTTTTAAAATAATGCTACTATATTTAGTAAGAAATGAACGGTAGATATTATTGATTAATAATTATAATTATATCGCACTATCTAATTGAGTCTTAAATGTCTAAAATTAATATTATTCATTCTTGATTTACACTAAGTTAATTCTGCTTAACCAATTCCATTCAATTATCAAAAATTAATAGAAACAATTTAATTACATAGCTAATTTAATGTAAAAAAATCTCGAAATAAAACGATTATGAGTATAGTCATTTAAAACCCAATGTGGTAAAATTAGTAAAAAATATGAATGAAAAATAGAATAGTTCCAGACACAATGTTTGAAAATCAATAGCTAGAAAAAGATGAATAAGTGAAATAATATTACGTATTGAAGTATTTGATAGAGGTTTTCTATGTTCGAATAAGAATTATTTATATAAAACTATTCTATATACAATATAATTATTTTATACAAAAGAAAGAGGATGGAGGGACTATTATAATGACTACGAAAATACTAAAAAACAAAGGTATAAGCCTATTGCTAGTGTTAATAATTATATTTTCATGTATTATAGCACCAGTACAGCCGGCAACGGCGGCAGCAAGTAATAAAATTAAAATCTATAATTTTATCAAGCTGCTGGTACCTGCCGTAGGACTTGAAGCAGATACTACAGCCAACAGCCCTTATTTAAAAGCAGCATTAGCTGCCGGAATAGTTAAAGAAGGGGATTTCAAAGATTATAAAGCTGATCTAACAAGAGTGGATGCGGCTGTTCTTCTTAATCGTGCTGATGAATATTTAAATGGTGATAAAGTTGATCCGGAACTGTTGGCAGTTATCTTGGAAAAAAGGATCTCTGACATAAAAAAGATACCTGCAGGTAAAAGAGAAGCGGTAGGAAAGGTTTATGCAAAAGGTCTTATTGTTGGAAAAAGCAATGGAATGTACATACAGAATAGAGCGTTTAACGGATACGATTACTTGACTACTGCAGATGCAAAAAAAGTTGTATCTTTGCTTACAAACACAAAAGGCAGAGCAAAGTTAAGTCCAGATGGTCAGCTGATCCGAACAACGAACTTACCTAAAAATGCAAAAAGTTATCCCTATATCCTGGAAGCTTTCCCAAATTCCTTTTATGAAATGAAATACCAATATCAACTTGCTACATATACCTGGAAGCCAGTAGAAGGAAAAGACTATGCTTCGTCAGCTAAAATTACTACAGCGATGGATTCCTTAGAAATAGATAAAACAGGAATGTGTATCTATGTAGATGATTGGATGAAAAAAGTTGAGAATAATTTAAAATATCGTTTAAACGTTGATTACCGTACCATCAATAGTACCTGGGTAAATAATTTACGTAGTACTTATTTTGTATATAAAAATGAATCTTCTAATAAAAAAACAACAGATGATATAAAAGAATACATGAATTATGTGAAAAAAAATCAGATAGTAATTAAAAGTTCTGTGATATCCGTTGAACCATCTTCATTATATTTTGATCAAAGTTATAGAGTTAGAGCATATGTTAAATTTAAAATCTCTTTTCCAGGTGAAAAGAAGGTTCAGGAAGATTTATTTTTTGCAAGGCAGACAATATATTTACCAGGTTTAAGTAGAGATAAGTGGTTTGAAGGAATTTATGATATAGAACTTGCAACAGGTAATGGGAGTAGTAATGGAAGTGACTTTGCAATATTTGATGACTCACTAAATGACTATTATTACAAAGGAGAGTAAAGGAGATAGATGAAATACAAAAGAATTATAAGGGGATTAATGACTGTTTTATTTTCATGTATAGTAGTGCTATTAGTTCCATCTTTTATAGTTCGTGCTGCTGACGAAATACCAGATGTTAAATTTAATACTGAAACTGGAGAGTTTACATTTACAACAATAGATACAAAGGCTACTTCTGAAATTAGATGGAAAACAATAGGGTTTACAGTACGACGAGATGAAAGCAATGGGTTTCCAAGAAAAGATAAGGATTATGCCGTATTTAAACTAGAAAATGGTCAACAGCATTCTGTTCCTTATGGTGAGGATAAGTTAAGAGTTACCTTTACTTTTGACAAAGATCAGGTAAATAAAGCCTTCAGTAAGACGAAACTGGATGAAATCAAAGAAAATGATACCATATGGTTTAATGGGATTTTTCATACTGTGTATGGGGATAAGGAAAATACCTTTGAATATTTTAATCTGTCAGGAAAACCCTATGGAATTGCAACGGCAGAAACATGGAACAATCCGAATGATTTCAATGACCGTTTTGACTTACAAGTAGAATTTTCATACGGTTCAAAGAACAAAGAGCCAATTACGATTGAAAGACGTATTTATAGCAATGGTACAAGTACGCTACATGATACAAAAAACTATGCAACACAAATGAAAAATACAACTTTTACAACCAATAGTTCCAAAATCCCAGACCATATAGCTGGAACCAAATATTATCTTTACAGACTCTATTATGTTAATCTTCGAGATCCAAAGAAGAACGTAGGGAATCGTAAAACGGATATTAATCCCTATTTATCAGTAAGTGATTATGCTACAGCAATCAGTTATTTAAGAGATCGGGAATATACCGTTAAAGATAAAGGCCTTAAAATCGTTGCAATGTATCGTAAATTCAGTGAGAAACTCCCAAGTGAAACAGAGGACAATATGTCCAGGGAAGTTGAAATGATAGACCCTACAGCCGTCATTGCTGCGGATGCCAGGGGGGATGAATCTTTCGATGTACTGGAAGGAATCCCAGGGACTGAAAGTCTGTATGCCAATGTAAAAACAAATAAGTATCTTTCAGCCTATAACTTTATCAAAAAATCCGGAACAAAAGTCTATCCAGTAAATGTAACAAAGAATTATACGCTTACCTGGACAGAAAAGGATGAAAAGGGAAAGGAGTATGACAGGAGCTCTACCGTCCCGATCACGAAGACATATTACATTGAGCGTAAATATTCATACTGGTATATTGATGCTCTGGCGGTGTATGGACTTGATAAAGCGACAGTGATTAACGATGCTTTACCAGGTGGAACTTTAACAATGAATCCAACCGGCTATACTGCACCGACGGTCAGTTATACGAATTCTACCGAAGAAGCTGAACACCTGGTAACGCCTTTAAGAGATGGGGAAGTCAAAGAAATTAAACTACCAGGGGAAACCATCAATGGTGGTTCTGCAGAACCTTCCATCCCTACAGAAGACTGGAAGGAAAAAGCCGAAGCAGCCATTGCTAAAATCAAATGTAAAAATGATAAGCTGATATTCAATGGACAGACAATTATGGCAGATACTGAAAAAGAGGAGCAAACAGCGAATCCCATTGCAATTCCGGAAGGACAAGAGGAAATAGGGGAGAATGTTTTCTATAAATCAGGATTAGTAATACCTGGTACGTTAGCCAATGAAGAGTACTCAAGTGAAGGAAAAGTCGATTATAAACCCATTGTAACAATCGGCAATGAAACAGTATTTGAAATCGAAGAACAATATGAAATCAGTGATATTAACCCTGTGGTAGTACATACTCCGGTTGTATGTGATGGCATGGTTCAGGATAACAGGAAAGACAACCAGATGATTACACCGGATCCAGTTTATGCATCCCTGGTACTTGATAGACCCTTTTATGTAACGCTTCCCACAACCGGAAGCCACCGGGATATAAAAGGCTACGGATACCGAGATTATTCCAAATACATAGCAAGCAGGCAAGTTAAATTTGCATTTGATGTATACAAAGGCGGCTCAACTGCAGGTATTTACATTCCTAAAAATACCTGGACAAGCGTTGCCGAAGATACTTTGTTCTACGTACCTATTTGGGTTCCTGAAGGAAGGTATGAGATCCGGTACCGGAGCACAGCAATCAACGTAGCTGCGAATGATGGGTTAGAAAAAGTAGAAGACCTGGCAAATATAAGACTTGATAATTATGTGGCAGAAGATAACTCTATTGTTCAGATATCCGGAAGGATTTACGGATTAAATATCTACGATGTAACAGACTATCCTATTTGGGAAAAGGTCTTCCGCTTACCTAATTCCCTTAAAATGACCGGATTCAAATATACTGTTGGAACAAAAGATCAGAATGGCAACAGTAATGGACAGGATGCGAAATACACATTAACTATGGTTAATGGCAGCCATCCGGAATATAAGAATCAAGGTATCTTAAAAACTGGATACATGACACGATTTTCACTTACTACTGTTGGTAGTATGGCAGAGAATGATGATTATGTACGGATAAGGCCGAAGTTTTACTTTGTAGATAAGAATGGTAACAATCGTCAGGAAGTTGATATTTACTACTCTGAAACATTTGGTGGTAAGCAAAATGTC from Anaerocolumna sp. AGMB13020 encodes the following:
- a CDS encoding DUF3795 domain-containing protein codes for the protein MGYYENKGLAMCGLACVLCSSEECPGCKAKGCDNRSTCAIYACAAEKELEGCYQCSEYPCKEGIFQNVRVRAFNQYAGQFGERALLERLRENYSNGILYHDPQGGKGDYDCLDSEDEIMELLQFGSCNPYEKCPVYETEQFKLRLVTKEDAEELRICYRDSMVSKLMNRDGCPPEEFDFADRMEQVIEGWLNQDYANRYFIRFAVQDKPTGKVIGSVETYDRKYQKKNRNIGVLRMDILSDFEKENYLRELLEISSHIFFDIYHSEMVLHKVKPEAFERLAASGKSGFAPVEIEGREHYWMRKREI
- a CDS encoding glycine--tRNA ligase, with protein sequence MKKFTMEDLSAYCSQYGFIFRGSEIYGGLANTWDYGPLGTRLKNNIKEAWRYYFIQLRDNSYELDSDILMNPTVWEASGHLAGFSDPLLDCKSCKARHRADNLINEYTDEINADTMTQEEMLHYIQEKKIPCPKCGKSDYTDIRQFNLMFATQRGVTEDTSATIYLRPENAQGEYVNFLNVMRTMRTKLPFGIGQIGKAFRNEITPGNFTFRTIEFEQMEYQTFCKKGEDEELYENFKNYGISFFQFLGLDREHLRFHDHEKLAHYAKAACDIEYLFPFGWGEINGTHNRTDFDLTKHQEYSGKNLEYYEEETKERFIPYIVESTYGVDRVVLAVLLESLAEEELDKGDTRLVLRIPPALAPIKINILPLIKKRHGEKATEIYNALKKRYMVTYDDAGNIGKRYRRGDAIGTPYAITIDDETLDAGVVTIRDRDTMTQVKMPYTELKDYFEGEFDFE
- a CDS encoding S-layer homology domain-containing protein, with protein sequence MTTKILKNKGISLLLVLIIIFSCIIAPVQPATAAASNKIKIYNFIKLLVPAVGLEADTTANSPYLKAALAAGIVKEGDFKDYKADLTRVDAAVLLNRADEYLNGDKVDPELLAVILEKRISDIKKIPAGKREAVGKVYAKGLIVGKSNGMYIQNRAFNGYDYLTTADAKKVVSLLTNTKGRAKLSPDGQLIRTTNLPKNAKSYPYILEAFPNSFYEMKYQYQLATYTWKPVEGKDYASSAKITTAMDSLEIDKTGMCIYVDDWMKKVENNLKYRLNVDYRTINSTWVNNLRSTYFVYKNESSNKKTTDDIKEYMNYVKKNQIVIKSSVISVEPSSLYFDQSYRVRAYVKFKISFPGEKKVQEDLFFARQTIYLPGLSRDKWFEGIYDIELATGNGSSNGSDFAIFDDSLNDYYYKGE
- a CDS encoding DUF5704 domain-containing protein, producing MKYKRIIRGLMTVLFSCIVVLLVPSFIVRAADEIPDVKFNTETGEFTFTTIDTKATSEIRWKTIGFTVRRDESNGFPRKDKDYAVFKLENGQQHSVPYGEDKLRVTFTFDKDQVNKAFSKTKLDEIKENDTIWFNGIFHTVYGDKENTFEYFNLSGKPYGIATAETWNNPNDFNDRFDLQVEFSYGSKNKEPITIERRIYSNGTSTLHDTKNYATQMKNTTFTTNSSKIPDHIAGTKYYLYRLYYVNLRDPKKNVGNRKTDINPYLSVSDYATAISYLRDREYTVKDKGLKIVAMYRKFSEKLPSETEDNMSREVEMIDPTAVIAADARGDESFDVLEGIPGTESLYANVKTNKYLSAYNFIKKSGTKVYPVNVTKNYTLTWTEKDEKGKEYDRSSTVPITKTYYIERKYSYWYIDALAVYGLDKATVINDALPGGTLTMNPTGYTAPTVSYTNSTEEAEHLVTPLRDGEVKEIKLPGETINGGSAEPSIPTEDWKEKAEAAIAKIKCKNDKLIFNGQTIMADTEKEEQTANPIAIPEGQEEIGENVFYKSGLVIPGTLANEEYSSEGKVDYKPIVTIGNETVFEIEEQYEISDINPVVVHTPVVCDGMVQDNRKDNQMITPDPVYASLVLDRPFYVTLPTTGSHRDIKGYGYRDYSKYIASRQVKFAFDVYKGGSTAGIYIPKNTWTSVAEDTLFYVPIWVPEGRYEIRYRSTAINVAANDGLEKVEDLANIRLDNYVAEDNSIVQISGRIYGLNIYDVTDYPIWEKVFRLPNSLKMTGFKYTVGTKDQNGNSNGQDAKYTLTMVNGSHPEYKNQGILKTGYMTRFSLTTVGSMAENDDYVRIRPKFYFVDKNGNNRQEVDIYYSETFGGKQNVMVKMGGNIDLQNDKSIKTGDPYLGIPESELEKTAFFEGVTIQKLKAQQKKVYNFMNIMLPSSLRMYVGTLAQIPSGVTAKQVATSVQKWYGEYYLPAEVHIVPKGFDVTAYAVNNGGLNYKESFWLKDGYIIVNFDITTVKEGILNLSYINEKNSTNGYCNMWKREGYQYQKTSYGDITFQFQDGDYIIYYSNKNVNGDWTSRGTH